In Oceanobacillus sp. FSL K6-2867, one DNA window encodes the following:
- the glp gene encoding gephyrin-like molybdotransferase Glp: MVERRKPIKVNEAMARVMNFTKSGKVEYVPIEESYGRFLGDAILADHHVPPFDRSPYDGFAVKSADTKMASSKNAISFEVIGEIGAGSVFNEQVGDNEAVRIMTGAQIPNDCDAVIMFESVKEYVQDGKDYFQLKRKLQPGDNISFAGEDTTKGTVLVSKGTYITPGIIAVLATFGYKEVPVSVKPKIGIIATGSELLDVDESLKPGKIRNSNAYMVYAQVIRAGGEPIYFGQFNDDFETCYQKVKDSLEKVDFLITTGGVSVGDFDFLPAIYEKLGASVLFNKIGMRPGSVTTVAEIDGKLLFGLSGNPSACYVGFELYTRPVIRTFLKTKAAYLKKEVAILGADFPKPNPFDRFVRGRLSYETGRLVATPVGLDKSNVVTSLAEANILIVLPGGTRGYETGMEVSIILLEDQEGTTFESFTTADVNSRRRQRTYE, encoded by the coding sequence ATGGTAGAAAGACGGAAACCGATTAAAGTAAATGAAGCAATGGCTAGAGTGATGAATTTTACAAAAAGCGGCAAGGTCGAATACGTACCGATAGAAGAAAGCTATGGTCGTTTTCTTGGTGATGCTATTCTGGCTGATCATCACGTACCTCCATTTGACAGGTCTCCATATGATGGGTTTGCTGTAAAATCAGCAGACACTAAAATGGCTTCCAGTAAAAATGCTATATCATTTGAAGTCATTGGTGAAATAGGAGCAGGCAGTGTATTTAACGAGCAGGTTGGTGACAATGAAGCGGTTCGAATCATGACAGGTGCTCAAATTCCAAACGATTGTGATGCAGTAATCATGTTTGAGTCCGTGAAGGAATATGTACAGGATGGAAAGGATTATTTCCAGTTAAAGCGAAAATTGCAGCCGGGGGATAATATATCCTTTGCTGGTGAGGATACAACAAAAGGAACAGTGCTTGTCTCCAAAGGTACCTATATTACCCCGGGAATTATTGCCGTCTTGGCGACCTTTGGCTATAAGGAAGTTCCGGTTAGTGTAAAACCTAAAATTGGTATTATTGCTACAGGCAGTGAATTATTAGATGTTGATGAATCGTTAAAACCTGGCAAAATCAGAAATAGTAATGCTTATATGGTATACGCTCAGGTTATCAGAGCAGGTGGCGAGCCAATTTATTTCGGCCAATTTAATGATGATTTTGAAACCTGCTATCAAAAAGTGAAGGATAGCTTGGAAAAGGTAGATTTCCTTATTACAACAGGTGGAGTATCTGTTGGAGACTTCGATTTTTTGCCAGCGATTTACGAAAAGTTAGGTGCTTCTGTTTTATTTAATAAGATTGGTATGAGGCCAGGGAGTGTGACAACAGTTGCGGAGATTGACGGGAAACTGTTGTTTGGTTTATCCGGAAATCCTTCTGCATGCTATGTTGGGTTTGAGCTTTACACAAGACCTGTTATTCGTACATTTTTAAAGACAAAAGCAGCTTATTTAAAGAAAGAAGTTGCCATCCTTGGAGCAGACTTTCCAAAACCGAACCCGTTTGACCGTTTTGTTCGTGGACGCTTATCCTATGAAACTGGGAGATTAGTAGCTACCCCGGTTGGCTTAGATAAATCAAATGTTGTTACTTCCCTAGCTGAAGCAAATATTCTTATTGTATTGCCTGGAGGCACAAGAGGGTATGAAACGGGTATGGAGGTTTCTATTATTCTCCTGGAAGATCAAGAAGGTACAACGTTTGAAAGTTTTACTACAGCAGATGTGAATTCAAGAAGGAGACAGCGCACCTATGAATGA
- a CDS encoding molybdenum cofactor guanylyltransferase, with protein MNEKIAGIILAGGKSTRFGEPKAFAQKDGKAFYQHSLDALTPIVEKMVMVTNSELKHRFQSSETKMTIIQDREEYQGHGPLAGILTAMEQMKAEWYLVIPIDVPFMNQSIFRTLMKHIDQDVDAIIPIAKGKLQPLIAIYRASVKGLIKHQLDHQHRSLRKLLDKCMVMYVNMEEEQSFININRQTDYQKWINKQEDN; from the coding sequence GTGAATGAAAAAATAGCAGGCATTATATTAGCAGGTGGAAAGTCAACAAGATTTGGGGAACCAAAAGCATTTGCACAAAAGGATGGAAAAGCATTCTATCAACATTCCTTGGATGCTTTAACCCCAATTGTTGAAAAAATGGTTATGGTGACAAATTCTGAACTGAAGCATCGTTTCCAGTCCAGTGAAACAAAAATGACGATAATTCAGGATAGGGAGGAATATCAGGGACATGGACCATTAGCTGGTATTTTGACTGCTATGGAACAAATGAAAGCCGAATGGTATCTTGTTATTCCGATTGATGTTCCGTTTATGAATCAATCTATATTTAGAACACTAATGAAGCATATCGATCAAGACGTTGACGCTATTATCCCAATCGCTAAAGGAAAACTCCAACCCCTGATTGCAATTTATCGTGCTTCAGTCAAGGGGTTAATCAAACATCAATTAGATCACCAGCATCGCTCATTAAGAAAGCTTTTGGATAAATGTATGGTAATGTATGTAAACATGGAAGAAGAACAGTCTTTTATAAATATTAATCGCCAAACAGACTATCAAAAATGGATAAACAAGCAAGAGGATAATTGA
- the mobB gene encoding molybdopterin-guanine dinucleotide biosynthesis protein B: MEIIQIVGFKNSGKTTLASEMIAMLSESGHTVASLKHHGHGGAPIGLENTDSEKHKQAGALISGVEGGGILQLSAASWDVEQLIAIYQLMGVEVLVIEGFKKEPFPKVVLINREEDFSLLEQVINIQAVITSLPFDKPLMYPVFKTSKIDEFYEWMKWDFKKRQDKDI; the protein is encoded by the coding sequence ATGGAAATCATTCAAATCGTTGGCTTTAAAAATAGCGGGAAGACGACACTTGCTTCCGAAATGATAGCAATGTTAAGTGAATCGGGGCATACTGTGGCATCGCTTAAACACCATGGTCATGGTGGTGCCCCGATTGGATTAGAAAATACGGATAGCGAAAAACACAAGCAAGCAGGTGCCCTCATCTCTGGGGTTGAAGGAGGAGGAATCTTACAGCTTTCAGCTGCATCCTGGGATGTTGAACAACTAATTGCTATTTATCAACTTATGGGCGTTGAAGTACTCGTTATCGAAGGCTTTAAAAAAGAACCTTTTCCGAAAGTGGTTCTCATTAATCGTGAAGAAGATTTTTCGCTATTAGAACAAGTAATAAATATACAAGCAGTAATCACCTCTTTACCATTCGATAAACCGCTGATGTATCCTGTTTTTAAAACGTCGAAGATAGATGAATTTTATGAATGGATGAAATGGGATTTTAAAAAAAGACAAGATAAGGATATCTAA
- a CDS encoding MogA/MoaB family molybdenum cofactor biosynthesis protein, whose amino-acid sequence MLTNHRKGAARNISIAVVTVSDTRTEDTDKSGKKIMELLKEANHQVALYKIILDEREEIRMTVEKAIYSNKIDAVIVNGGTGISYRDVTIESIEPLFDKHLPGFGELFRHFSYQYDIGTASILSRATCGVANHCLIFSIPGSTGAVTLAMERLILPEIGHMVKEIKKDLG is encoded by the coding sequence TTGCTAACGAATCATAGAAAAGGCGCGGCACGAAATATTTCGATTGCAGTTGTTACAGTCAGTGATACACGAACAGAGGATACGGATAAAAGCGGCAAAAAGATTATGGAACTGTTAAAGGAAGCAAACCATCAAGTTGCTTTATATAAAATCATCCTGGATGAGCGGGAGGAAATTCGGATGACAGTTGAAAAGGCTATTTATAGTAATAAAATTGATGCTGTAATTGTAAATGGCGGAACTGGTATATCCTATCGTGATGTCACGATTGAGTCAATAGAACCTTTATTTGACAAGCATCTCCCAGGATTTGGAGAGCTTTTTCGTCATTTCAGTTATCAATATGATATTGGTACTGCCAGTATTTTATCCCGAGCAACCTGTGGTGTTGCCAATCATTGCTTGATTTTTTCCATTCCTGGTTCAACAGGTGCTGTAACATTAGCAATGGAGCGCTTGATTTTGCCTGAAATCGGACATATGGTGAAGGAAATTAAGAAAGATTTAGGATGA
- a CDS encoding Crp/Fnr family transcriptional regulator, producing MRTSLLLNARQNEDTISPELRTLMDSISTLKEMNQDTFLFHEGADAHDIYIIKSGLVQVSKLTADGKEMILRICKDKDIIGELTLFSDHPKYLLSAKVLQAGEVFVINKNQLEKALMTNSQLTFEFMKWTSNHMRKFQSKIRDLLLNGKKGALYSTLIRLSNSYGTKQVDGILINLTLTNQELAKFIAATRESVNRMLVELRKLNVISIDKSGKILIKDIDYLREQIGCENCPVDICNIN from the coding sequence ATGCGAACAAGTTTATTATTAAATGCACGTCAGAACGAAGATACGATTTCTCCTGAACTGAGAACACTGATGGATTCAATTAGTACGCTTAAAGAAATGAATCAAGATACCTTCCTATTTCACGAAGGTGCAGATGCACATGATATTTATATTATTAAATCAGGACTTGTACAAGTTTCTAAATTAACAGCAGATGGAAAAGAAATGATTCTAAGAATTTGTAAAGACAAAGATATCATTGGTGAATTAACACTGTTTAGTGATCATCCTAAATATTTACTAAGCGCTAAAGTATTACAAGCTGGAGAAGTATTTGTTATTAATAAAAATCAGTTGGAAAAAGCATTAATGACGAATAGTCAATTAACCTTTGAATTTATGAAATGGACGAGTAACCATATGCGTAAATTTCAGTCAAAGATAAGAGATTTATTACTAAATGGAAAAAAGGGTGCTCTCTACTCCACACTCATCCGTTTATCCAATAGCTATGGAACGAAGCAGGTTGATGGCATTTTAATAAATCTGACCTTAACAAATCAAGAATTGGCTAAGTTTATTGCTGCCACCAGAGAAAGTGTCAATCGTATGCTTGTAGAGCTTAGAAAGCTCAACGTAATTTCCATTGATAAATCTGGTAAAATACTCATTAAGGATATTGACTATTTACGTGAACAAATTGGGTGTGAAAATTGTCCGGTTGATATATGCAATATTAATTAA
- a CDS encoding tetratricopeptide repeat protein — protein MITNLELDRQQTDGMLSLCMKVREQIIKDSTSGIKEKIKEMEGLLESKGEYSTRERFFMLSTMAKYYRKASNYDKGGNYSRQAIRLSKEIEDNYIELVIDTYLDYAALESDYGQLSNARIELAKLLALLDSKNYQDAYAYGAIFSRLGKVALAEENMESGLTQLEKALSYFHKAVPFTHPIIAQTIDILSDAYINMENYTKALECHQQLLKAYQEEKDKEAEARTLLKIGEIQFYMDLKQARKTLTQAIKHMDELYKGNHLDIAKAILMLAEIDENMGSFPRAINYYKQALGQLTTFYDDTHFMIVYIYSKIGTISMKIFKLNEAKKYLEKGLKLATAFPRIRQQYLYALGKIYSDEKSYDKAFKMFKEFLERLEQEGRKKSIAYGNTLQAIAFNYLQQEKIEDAFSYYNEALAIYETLPNCKEEKGLTLIRLAYCYENKEEKNVNKAESCYEKGFKIIGKVHQPELFEEALAGIIEFFTRNHNPHKLRIYEDKFVKLQTRKATF, from the coding sequence TTGATAACGAATCTAGAGTTGGACAGACAACAAACAGATGGAATGCTTTCGCTTTGTATGAAAGTGAGAGAACAAATAATAAAGGATTCAACGAGTGGAATAAAAGAGAAAATTAAGGAAATGGAAGGACTTTTGGAATCTAAAGGCGAATATAGCACCAGAGAGAGATTTTTTATGTTAAGCACTATGGCAAAGTATTACAGAAAAGCAAGTAACTACGATAAAGGCGGCAATTATAGTCGGCAAGCTATTCGATTATCGAAGGAAATCGAGGACAATTATATTGAATTGGTGATTGACACTTACCTTGATTATGCTGCACTAGAGAGTGATTACGGACAGCTATCCAATGCTCGAATAGAGTTAGCTAAATTATTGGCATTGTTAGATTCTAAGAATTATCAGGATGCCTATGCATATGGAGCTATTTTTAGCCGTTTGGGCAAAGTTGCTCTTGCTGAAGAAAATATGGAAAGTGGCTTAACTCAGCTCGAGAAAGCATTAAGCTATTTTCATAAGGCAGTTCCATTTACACATCCCATTATTGCTCAAACTATTGATATATTGTCCGATGCATATATCAATATGGAAAATTACACGAAAGCGCTGGAATGTCATCAGCAATTGTTAAAAGCATACCAAGAGGAAAAAGATAAAGAAGCAGAAGCACGAACATTACTAAAAATTGGTGAAATCCAATTTTACATGGATTTAAAACAAGCTCGAAAAACGCTTACACAGGCAATCAAGCACATGGATGAATTATATAAGGGAAATCATTTAGACATTGCTAAAGCTATTTTGATGCTAGCAGAAATAGATGAAAATATGGGGAGTTTCCCTCGTGCTATCAATTATTATAAACAAGCATTAGGACAATTAACGACTTTCTATGATGATACTCATTTTATGATTGTTTATATCTACTCTAAAATAGGCACGATTTCGATGAAAATATTTAAATTAAACGAGGCGAAGAAATATTTAGAGAAGGGATTGAAATTAGCCACTGCCTTTCCTAGAATCAGGCAGCAATATCTGTATGCACTTGGGAAGATTTATTCCGATGAAAAAAGCTATGACAAAGCATTTAAGATGTTCAAGGAGTTTCTGGAACGACTGGAACAAGAGGGACGGAAAAAATCCATTGCTTATGGGAATACATTACAGGCTATCGCTTTTAATTATTTGCAGCAAGAAAAAATAGAAGATGCTTTTTCTTATTATAACGAAGCACTAGCAATCTATGAAACGCTGCCAAACTGCAAGGAAGAAAAGGGACTCACCCTGATTCGCTTAGCATATTGTTATGAAAATAAAGAAGAAAAAAATGTGAATAAAGCAGAAAGCTGTTATGAGAAAGGGTTTAAAATCATTGGAAAAGTCCATCAGCCGGAGTTATTTGAAGAAGCTTTGGCAGGCATCATAGAATTCTTTACAAGGAATCATAATCCGCACAAACTAAGAATTTATGAGGATAAATTCGTGAAGCTGCAAACGAGGAAAGCAACGTTTTAA
- a CDS encoding MoeB/ThiF family adenylyltransferase, which translates to MGNRYSRQMLFKPIGEAGQEKIQNKHVLILGCGALGSANAENLVRAGIGKLTIIDRDYVELSNLQRQQLYTEREVTEQLPKAMAAKQRLQQINSSVVIDAYVMDATPVTLLPLLKNVDILIDATDNFETRFILNDLAHKEQIPWIYGSCVGSTGMSFTILPDETPCLGCLMDTMPVSGATCDSVGIISPAVQMVVAHQTAEALKLLVGDNKACRTKLVTFDLWNNHYHMMKVDRAKKADCPTCGENPSYPHLNYESRTKSEVLCGRNTVQIRTPQKLNLDELAHRLQKIAPVKHNQFLLSLEYESYRLVFFRDGRTLIHGTDSIEKAKTIYNQLAG; encoded by the coding sequence ATGGGAAATCGATATTCACGACAAATGCTTTTTAAACCGATTGGTGAAGCTGGGCAAGAGAAGATACAAAACAAGCATGTACTCATTTTAGGCTGTGGTGCATTGGGATCTGCTAATGCGGAAAACCTTGTCCGTGCTGGAATAGGAAAGCTGACGATTATTGATCGGGATTATGTCGAATTAAGTAATTTACAAAGGCAGCAATTGTATACCGAAAGGGAGGTCACAGAGCAACTTCCAAAAGCAATGGCGGCTAAACAGCGCCTGCAGCAAATTAATTCTTCGGTTGTTATCGATGCTTATGTTATGGACGCCACACCAGTGACACTTCTTCCTTTATTAAAAAATGTGGATATCCTAATCGATGCAACGGATAATTTTGAAACGCGATTTATCCTGAACGACTTAGCACATAAAGAGCAAATACCGTGGATTTATGGATCTTGTGTTGGAAGTACAGGCATGAGTTTTACGATTTTACCAGATGAGACCCCTTGTCTCGGTTGCTTAATGGATACGATGCCAGTCTCCGGAGCCACTTGTGACTCTGTTGGAATTATTTCACCAGCAGTCCAAATGGTTGTTGCCCATCAAACGGCAGAAGCCTTAAAACTGCTTGTTGGTGACAACAAAGCCTGCCGAACAAAGCTGGTGACATTTGATTTATGGAATAATCATTATCATATGATGAAAGTAGATCGTGCTAAAAAAGCAGATTGTCCGACATGTGGTGAAAATCCAAGCTATCCGCATTTAAACTATGAATCACGCACAAAATCGGAGGTGCTTTGTGGAAGAAATACGGTACAAATACGAACGCCTCAGAAATTAAACCTCGATGAACTAGCGCATCGATTACAGAAAATTGCCCCGGTCAAACATAATCAATTTTTATTGTCATTGGAATACGAATCATATCGTCTCGTGTTCTTTCGGGATGGCAGAACATTAATACATGGCACTGATTCAATTGAAAAAGCGAAAACAATTTACAATCAATTAGCAGGATAA
- the narI gene encoding respiratory nitrate reductase subunit gamma, whose product MDLLLWGIFPYIVLTIFIGGLIYRYQKDQFGWTTKSSEFLEKRQLRIGSLLFHWGIIFVFGGHVLGLIIPVELYNALGVTEHTYHIVAIAFGIPAGIAAFIGIILLTYRRISVKRIMATTSASDWVSLIFIILAIGSGLLATSFNVDAQGFDYRTTIAPWLRGLFIFNVQPELMASVPIWFKIHIYCTFSLYAVWPFTRLVHAFSFPIRYLSRSYVIYKRRAAR is encoded by the coding sequence ATGGATCTATTACTGTGGGGGATCTTTCCCTATATTGTGTTAACTATATTTATTGGCGGTCTTATTTATCGTTATCAAAAAGACCAATTTGGCTGGACGACTAAATCCAGTGAATTTCTTGAAAAAAGACAGTTAAGAATCGGTTCGCTTTTATTCCATTGGGGAATTATATTTGTATTCGGTGGTCATGTATTAGGCTTGATTATTCCAGTCGAGCTTTATAATGCACTTGGAGTAACTGAGCATACGTATCACATTGTAGCAATTGCTTTTGGAATTCCTGCGGGGATTGCTGCATTTATTGGGATTATCTTATTAACCTACCGCCGAATAAGTGTCAAACGGATTATGGCTACAACATCTGCAAGTGACTGGGTTTCCTTAATTTTCATCATCCTTGCCATTGGTTCAGGATTACTTGCGACTTCTTTTAATGTGGATGCGCAGGGTTTTGATTACCGGACAACTATCGCGCCATGGCTGCGGGGACTGTTTATTTTCAATGTCCAGCCAGAGTTAATGGCAAGCGTTCCAATCTGGTTTAAAATCCATATTTATTGCACATTCTCTTTATATGCCGTTTGGCCATTTACAAGATTGGTCCATGCGTTTAGTTTCCCGATTAGATACCTAAGCAGGAGCTATGTGATCTATAAACGCAGGGCTGCAAGGTAA
- the modA gene encoding molybdate ABC transporter substrate-binding protein: MKKMTIILTLLFLLVLAGCANDSESEKTAELTVSAAASMTDSLLEVKEAFEKENPAIKISYNFGGSGALRKQIEQGAPIDLFFSASKTDYDKLVEQDMVQEGTAIFQNELVLIKSNQANLNSIDDLMQQGGSIAVGTPDAVPAGTYAKEVLENIGVWKELQDRQMLVFTKDVSQVVTLVSQGAVDAGIVYASDVIARDDMTVIDRFDPSLHATIEYYAAIIESEEQQSEAMQAHEAFYQYVLEDEAKDIFRKYGFLIME; encoded by the coding sequence ATGAAAAAAATGACTATTATATTGACTTTATTATTCCTGTTAGTGTTAGCTGGTTGTGCCAATGATTCAGAATCTGAAAAGACTGCAGAATTAACGGTTTCTGCTGCAGCTAGCATGACCGATAGTTTATTGGAAGTTAAGGAAGCCTTTGAAAAAGAGAATCCTGCAATTAAGATTTCTTATAATTTTGGAGGATCTGGAGCACTAAGAAAGCAAATCGAACAGGGGGCACCAATTGATCTATTTTTTTCTGCTTCGAAAACAGATTATGATAAACTAGTGGAGCAGGATATGGTACAAGAAGGGACTGCTATCTTTCAAAATGAGCTTGTGCTTATCAAATCGAATCAAGCAAATTTAAATTCTATAGATGATTTAATGCAGCAAGGTGGAAGTATAGCAGTTGGCACACCTGATGCAGTTCCAGCGGGTACATATGCAAAAGAGGTATTGGAAAATATAGGTGTTTGGAAAGAGCTGCAAGACAGACAAATGCTTGTATTTACAAAAGATGTCAGTCAAGTTGTTACATTAGTGAGCCAAGGAGCGGTTGACGCTGGTATTGTTTATGCCAGTGATGTAATTGCTCGGGATGATATGACAGTAATTGATAGGTTTGACCCGAGTCTTCACGCTACAATTGAATATTATGCAGCAATCATCGAAAGTGAAGAACAACAATCTGAAGCAATGCAGGCACACGAAGCCTTTTATCAGTATGTGTTAGAGGACGAGGCAAAAGATATTTTCCGTAAATACGGCTTTCTAATCATGGAGTAG
- the modB gene encoding molybdate ABC transporter permease subunit, whose translation MEWSWHPVQLSFYVSTIATVFTFLLAVVLAYWVVRKDRKINAVLETIFFLPLVLPPTVIGFLLIIIFGKNSWIGQAVEIITGNSILFTSTAAIIAAMTVAFPLMYQSIKTGFLSVDTNIIGAAQVDGATEWMALLKVIIPLSIRSILTGVVLGFTRGLGEFGATLMFAGNIPGKTQTIPTAIYLAIETDATTIAWYYVLISIGFSFVLLLVINRMRKDV comes from the coding sequence ATGGAATGGTCATGGCATCCGGTTCAATTATCTTTTTATGTTTCCACCATTGCAACGGTCTTTACCTTTTTATTGGCAGTTGTTTTAGCATATTGGGTGGTTCGTAAAGATCGAAAAATAAATGCAGTGCTGGAAACCATTTTCTTTTTGCCGTTAGTTCTTCCGCCAACCGTGATTGGATTTCTGCTTATTATTATTTTTGGAAAAAACAGCTGGATTGGACAAGCGGTAGAAATTATAACTGGAAATAGTATTTTATTTACGTCAACTGCTGCAATTATTGCAGCAATGACTGTTGCGTTTCCATTAATGTATCAATCCATTAAAACGGGTTTTCTTTCTGTTGACACGAATATTATTGGGGCAGCACAGGTTGATGGTGCAACGGAGTGGATGGCCCTATTAAAGGTAATCATTCCCTTAAGTATCCGTTCGATATTAACAGGGGTTGTTCTAGGATTTACCCGAGGATTGGGTGAATTCGGTGCAACGCTTATGTTTGCTGGAAATATTCCAGGGAAGACACAAACGATTCCAACGGCAATTTATTTGGCAATTGAAACAGATGCTACAACGATTGCTTGGTATTATGTATTAATAAGTATTGGTTTTTCCTTTGTCTTATTATTAGTAATTAATCGTATGCGTAAGGATGTATAA
- a CDS encoding molybdenum cofactor biosynthesis protein MoaE — translation MNELFEIVEEPIQVEAVIKKVERREAGAITTFIGAVREWTKGRRTVYLKYQAYVPMAVKMLAKIGEEINEKWPNTKVAITHRIGHLDISDIAVVIAVSSPHRKAAYEANEYAIERIKQIVPIWKKEHWEDGETWIGDQLEKVPYPNGKPDVKDEKHD, via the coding sequence ATGAATGAATTATTTGAGATTGTTGAAGAACCTATTCAAGTAGAAGCTGTAATAAAAAAAGTAGAACGAAGAGAAGCAGGGGCTATCACAACGTTTATCGGAGCTGTCAGAGAATGGACAAAAGGAAGAAGAACGGTTTATTTGAAGTATCAGGCCTACGTTCCAATGGCGGTAAAAATGCTTGCTAAAATTGGAGAAGAAATAAATGAGAAGTGGCCAAATACAAAAGTAGCTATTACACACCGAATTGGGCATTTAGATATTTCGGATATCGCGGTTGTTATCGCTGTTTCCTCACCACATCGCAAAGCTGCTTATGAGGCGAATGAATATGCAATTGAAAGAATTAAACAGATCGTTCCAATTTGGAAAAAAGAACATTGGGAAGATGGCGAGACCTGGATTGGTGACCAATTGGAAAAGGTTCCTTATCCCAATGGAAAACCAGATGTAAAGGATGAGAAGCATGATTAA
- the moaA gene encoding GTP 3',8-cyclase MoaA — MTVLTDKFGRPLKDLRISVIDRCNFRCTYCMPKEIFGRDFAFMPREQLLSFEEIERIATLFVALGVKKIRLTGGEPLLRRDLPVLIEKLTRIEGLEDIGLTTNGSLLSHMAEKLKDAGLKRVNVSLDALDEALFKSINDSGVGPERVLKGIQKAKEVGLEVKVNMVVKKGMNDGEIVPMAAYFKEQGIQLRYIEFMDVGQSNGWNFSKVITKKEIFEELSKHFKMEAVDPAYVGEVAKRYRYSGTNTEVGFITSVSESFCSSCTRARIAADGKMYTCLFAGNGFDFRELLRSEKTDEEIKEEIRNIWSSRTDRYSDERTAESAKHKKKIEMSYIGG, encoded by the coding sequence ATGACAGTATTAACAGATAAATTTGGTCGGCCATTGAAGGATCTTCGTATCTCTGTCATCGATCGTTGTAATTTCAGGTGTACGTATTGTATGCCAAAAGAAATCTTTGGCAGAGACTTTGCGTTCATGCCTAGAGAGCAACTATTAAGCTTTGAAGAAATAGAACGTATTGCAACGCTATTTGTAGCATTAGGCGTAAAAAAAATCCGATTAACTGGTGGGGAACCTTTACTGAGGAGAGACTTGCCTGTATTAATTGAAAAGCTGACGCGCATCGAAGGGTTAGAAGATATCGGGCTGACAACAAATGGATCCTTGCTTTCTCACATGGCAGAAAAACTAAAGGATGCAGGTCTAAAACGTGTCAATGTAAGTTTAGATGCATTGGATGAGGCATTATTTAAATCCATTAATGATAGTGGTGTGGGCCCAGAACGTGTGTTGAAGGGTATCCAAAAAGCGAAAGAAGTAGGCTTGGAAGTAAAAGTCAACATGGTCGTAAAAAAAGGAATGAATGATGGAGAAATTGTTCCAATGGCAGCATATTTTAAGGAACAAGGAATTCAGTTAAGATATATTGAATTTATGGATGTTGGACAGTCAAATGGCTGGAACTTCAGTAAAGTGATAACGAAAAAGGAAATTTTCGAAGAGCTTTCCAAACATTTCAAAATGGAAGCTGTTGATCCTGCATACGTAGGTGAGGTAGCAAAACGTTATCGCTATAGTGGTACGAATACAGAAGTTGGGTTTATCACATCTGTATCCGAATCCTTCTGTTCCAGTTGCACAAGAGCACGGATTGCTGCAGATGGAAAAATGTACACCTGTCTGTTTGCAGGGAATGGTTTTGATTTCCGTGAACTGTTACGTTCTGAGAAAACAGATGAAGAAATAAAAGAAGAAATTAGGAACATATGGAGTAGCCGGACCGATCGATATTCAGATGAGCGGACAGCAGAATCAGCTAAACATAAGAAGAAAATTGAGATGTCTTATATAGGTGGGTAG
- the moaD gene encoding molybdopterin converting factor subunit 1, whose amino-acid sequence MIKILLFAHLQEKAGSDQLTVDQEQTTIRDLKNNLKVTYQLIELDQVMTAVNEEYVMDDEIVKAGDTVAFIPPVSGG is encoded by the coding sequence ATGATTAAGATATTATTATTTGCCCATTTACAAGAAAAGGCAGGAAGTGATCAATTAACGGTAGACCAGGAACAAACAACAATTCGTGATTTGAAAAATAACCTTAAAGTAACGTACCAGCTTATTGAATTAGATCAAGTAATGACAGCAGTAAATGAAGAATATGTAATGGACGATGAAATTGTTAAAGCTGGTGATACGGTTGCATTTATTCCACCAGTAAGTGGTGGGTAA